The Opitutus sp. ER46 genome contains a region encoding:
- the ileS gene encoding isoleucine--tRNA ligase: MAQDLKDTLQLPRTDFPMRAGLAQREPGRVAHWEKTGLYNAIQRKNSAGPVFVLHDGPPFTNGDVHIGTALNKVLKDTVMRYKSMRGFRTPYVPGWDCHGLPIEQKVSREIQEKKLQLTTAEMRARCDAFSEGWIAKQTGQFKRLGVLGEWDASYKTKAPAYEADIIRTFAAFIERGLVYRSKKPVYWSIPFETALAEAEIEYKDHVSPSIWVRFAVPAAEATKFGLPADKPLAVVIWTTTPWTIPANLAIAVHPDVEYVVADLGGERLLVAEPLLGSVLQAAKFAGTPAIVHRARGATLEHLAPRHPFIDRASPVVLADYVTTDSGTGCVHTAPGHGAEDYLTGLKYKLEVYCPVGDDGRYVDDGRVPADLVGLSTLESVEDLAAKRTSPANIAVLKKLAAAGALLAKERFPHSYPHCWRSKTPIIFRAVDQWFVSLDKDRIRTKALAEVEQIAANHGWIPAWGEARIRGAVESRPDWCISRQRSWGVPIPAFYDARKQAYLDAGVARAVADKIATAGTNLWYNSTAAQLLEGVTLPAGWPAASELTCGRDTLDVWIDSGSSHAAVLRRAHGGTHWPADLYLEGSDQHRGWFQSSLWTSVIAFNSAPYKAVLTHGFIVGKDGKKISKSGQYEKPPTSDNYVNQYGADVIRLWIASQDFREDIRVSDLDKDLKNPSSILNVVAESYRLFRNTFRYQLSTLFDFDPAQDLVPVAQMDTLDRWALHQTAQLIRECTAAYEAYEFHRVYQLCNQFCSVTLSATYHDVLKDRLYTLGTRAPLRRSSQTAIYHIFRSLARLLAPVLTFTCDEAWSYATAKVEYTNDSIHLQSWPEAPAEWTDAALEAEMAALLRIRTQVNEAIEPQRAAGKLGKSLDAAVEITPPAGDPTTAALERHRAFLPELFIVSHVGLGSASGAQFNVSVRPCAEHGFVRCPRCWRWVPTVETTPHGAICPRCAEALKS, translated from the coding sequence ATGGCCCAAGACCTGAAAGACACGCTGCAGCTGCCAAGAACTGACTTCCCCATGCGCGCCGGGCTGGCCCAACGCGAGCCGGGGCGAGTCGCTCATTGGGAGAAAACCGGACTCTATAACGCAATCCAGCGGAAGAACTCCGCCGGCCCCGTCTTCGTGCTTCACGACGGACCGCCGTTCACCAATGGCGACGTCCACATTGGCACCGCGCTGAACAAGGTGCTGAAGGACACGGTGATGCGGTACAAGTCGATGCGCGGCTTCCGCACGCCCTACGTCCCCGGTTGGGACTGCCATGGCCTGCCGATCGAGCAGAAGGTTTCCCGCGAGATCCAGGAAAAGAAGCTCCAGCTCACCACGGCCGAGATGCGCGCGCGTTGCGACGCCTTCTCCGAAGGCTGGATTGCCAAGCAGACCGGCCAGTTCAAGCGGTTGGGCGTGCTCGGCGAGTGGGACGCGTCTTACAAGACCAAGGCGCCCGCCTACGAGGCCGACATCATCCGCACGTTCGCCGCCTTCATCGAGCGCGGGTTGGTCTACCGGAGCAAGAAGCCGGTGTACTGGAGCATCCCGTTCGAGACCGCGCTCGCCGAGGCGGAGATCGAGTACAAGGACCACGTTTCCCCGTCCATCTGGGTCCGGTTCGCGGTGCCCGCCGCCGAGGCCACCAAGTTCGGCCTGCCCGCCGACAAGCCACTGGCCGTCGTGATCTGGACGACCACGCCCTGGACGATTCCCGCCAATCTCGCGATCGCGGTGCATCCGGATGTTGAGTACGTCGTCGCCGACCTCGGCGGCGAACGCCTCCTCGTCGCCGAGCCGCTGCTCGGTTCCGTGCTTCAGGCGGCCAAGTTCGCCGGCACCCCCGCAATCGTGCATCGCGCCCGCGGCGCCACCCTCGAGCACCTCGCCCCGCGCCACCCCTTCATCGACCGCGCGTCGCCGGTCGTCCTGGCCGATTACGTCACGACCGACAGCGGCACCGGCTGCGTGCACACCGCGCCCGGCCACGGTGCGGAAGACTATCTCACCGGCCTCAAGTACAAGCTGGAGGTCTACTGCCCCGTCGGTGACGACGGCCGGTACGTGGACGACGGCCGCGTGCCCGCCGACCTCGTCGGTCTCAGCACGCTGGAGAGCGTCGAGGACCTCGCCGCCAAGCGCACCTCGCCCGCCAACATCGCGGTGCTGAAGAAGCTCGCGGCCGCCGGCGCGCTGCTCGCCAAGGAGCGGTTCCCGCACAGCTACCCGCATTGCTGGCGCTCGAAGACCCCGATCATTTTCCGCGCCGTCGACCAGTGGTTCGTCTCGCTGGACAAGGATCGCATCCGCACCAAGGCCCTCGCCGAGGTCGAGCAGATCGCGGCCAATCACGGCTGGATTCCCGCCTGGGGCGAAGCCCGCATCCGCGGCGCCGTTGAGTCGCGTCCCGACTGGTGCATCAGCCGTCAGCGCTCCTGGGGCGTGCCGATCCCGGCGTTCTACGACGCCCGGAAGCAGGCTTACCTCGATGCCGGGGTCGCCCGCGCCGTGGCCGACAAGATCGCCACCGCCGGCACCAACCTCTGGTACAATTCCACCGCCGCCCAGCTTCTCGAGGGCGTGACGCTTCCGGCCGGCTGGCCCGCCGCCAGCGAGCTCACCTGCGGGCGCGACACGCTCGACGTGTGGATCGACTCCGGCTCGTCCCACGCCGCGGTGCTGCGCCGCGCGCACGGCGGCACGCACTGGCCCGCCGACCTCTACCTGGAGGGTTCCGACCAGCATCGCGGGTGGTTCCAATCCTCGCTCTGGACGAGCGTCATTGCCTTCAACTCCGCTCCGTACAAGGCGGTGCTCACCCACGGCTTCATCGTCGGCAAGGACGGCAAGAAGATCTCCAAGTCCGGCCAGTACGAGAAGCCGCCGACCTCCGACAACTACGTCAACCAGTACGGCGCCGACGTGATCCGGCTCTGGATTGCCTCGCAGGATTTTCGCGAGGACATCCGCGTGTCGGATCTCGACAAGGATCTGAAGAATCCGAGCAGCATCCTGAACGTGGTCGCCGAGAGCTACCGGCTTTTCCGCAACACGTTCCGGTACCAGCTCTCGACCCTGTTCGATTTCGACCCGGCGCAGGACCTCGTGCCCGTCGCACAAATGGACACGCTGGACCGTTGGGCGCTGCACCAGACCGCGCAGTTGATCCGCGAGTGCACCGCGGCCTACGAAGCCTACGAGTTCCACCGCGTCTACCAGCTCTGCAACCAGTTCTGCTCGGTGACGCTGTCGGCGACCTACCACGACGTCCTGAAGGACCGGTTGTACACGCTGGGCACGCGCGCCCCGCTCCGGCGGTCTTCGCAGACCGCGATCTACCATATCTTCCGTTCGCTCGCGCGGCTGCTCGCGCCGGTGCTCACCTTCACCTGCGACGAGGCCTGGAGCTACGCGACCGCCAAGGTCGAGTACACCAACGACTCCATCCACCTGCAGTCCTGGCCGGAGGCGCCGGCGGAGTGGACCGATGCGGCGCTCGAGGCCGAGATGGCCGCCCTGCTCCGCATCCGCACGCAGGTGAACGAGGCGATCGAGCCCCAGCGCGCCGCTGGCAAGCTGGGCAAGTCCCTCGACGCCGCGGTGGAGATCACGCCCCCCGCCGGCGATCCCACCACCGCCGCCCTCGAGCGCCATCGCGCATTTCTCCCCGAACTTTTCATCGTGTCGCATGTCGGGCTGGGTTCGGCTTCGGGAGCCCAGTTCAACGTTTCGGTTCGTCCATGCGCCGAGCATGGCTTCGTTCGCTGCCCACGCTGCTGGCGCTGGGTGCCAACGGTCGAAACCACGCCCCACGGGGCGATCTGCCCACGTTGCGCCGAAGCGCTTAAGTCGTAG
- the hemG gene encoding protoporphyrinogen oxidase: MSASPSSTSPAAKSVAILGAGITGLAAAHRLATRGYRIRVFEASDHVGGSIRTERSDGWLVEGGPNTLLGGDPALNELIAEAGLADERVEANATARNRFIVRGGRPLAAPLSPPAAITTPLLSFAGKMRIFGDLFARRRVRTSDISLEEFIAAHFGQELVDYALNPFVSGVYAGTPKKLSARHSFPQLWELEQQHGSIIRGQMAAAKARKASGQPRPKRGIFSFRQGLAALPQALAASLPVGTLTLNARVEALVPGPAWSVVWRGTEPGAPTQTDTFDLVLSALPAAGLAQLRFGTLGERPLASLDAIDHPPVSSLFLGYRRDQVTHALDGFGVLVPEIEHRSVLGILFSSSLFPGRAPDGHVALTVMAGGMRQPEIARLPEEKLLATVDRDLRELLGVKGEPVFRRHNFWPRAIPQYNLGYERHLETMAAAERNHPGFFIGGQVRDGIAVPACIAAGEKLAQRVLRA; this comes from the coding sequence GTGAGCGCCTCCCCCTCTTCCACGTCCCCGGCCGCCAAGTCTGTCGCCATCCTCGGCGCCGGCATTACCGGGCTTGCTGCGGCGCACCGGCTGGCGACGCGCGGCTACCGCATCCGGGTGTTTGAAGCGTCGGACCACGTCGGCGGCTCGATCCGCACCGAGCGCTCCGACGGCTGGCTCGTTGAAGGCGGCCCCAACACGCTGCTGGGCGGCGATCCCGCGCTGAACGAACTCATCGCCGAGGCCGGTCTCGCGGACGAGCGGGTGGAAGCCAACGCCACGGCGCGCAACCGGTTCATCGTGCGCGGCGGTCGTCCCCTCGCCGCCCCGCTGTCCCCCCCGGCCGCCATCACCACGCCCCTCCTTTCGTTCGCGGGCAAGATGCGGATCTTCGGCGACCTGTTCGCGCGGCGCCGCGTGCGCACGTCCGACATCAGCCTCGAGGAGTTTATCGCCGCCCATTTTGGCCAGGAGCTCGTCGACTACGCGCTCAACCCCTTCGTGAGTGGCGTGTACGCGGGCACGCCGAAGAAACTCTCCGCCCGCCACTCGTTCCCGCAGCTCTGGGAACTCGAGCAGCAGCACGGCTCGATCATCCGCGGCCAGATGGCGGCGGCAAAGGCGCGCAAGGCTAGCGGCCAGCCCCGCCCGAAGCGCGGAATCTTTTCGTTCCGGCAGGGCCTCGCCGCGCTGCCCCAAGCGCTCGCCGCCAGCCTGCCGGTCGGCACCCTCACGCTGAACGCGCGCGTCGAAGCCCTCGTGCCCGGCCCGGCCTGGAGCGTCGTGTGGCGCGGCACCGAGCCTGGCGCCCCGACGCAAACCGACACCTTCGACCTCGTCCTCTCCGCCCTGCCGGCCGCCGGCCTCGCGCAGCTCCGGTTCGGTACGCTCGGCGAACGCCCGCTGGCGTCGCTCGACGCGATCGATCATCCGCCCGTCTCCTCGTTGTTCCTCGGCTACCGCCGCGATCAGGTCACGCACGCGCTCGACGGCTTCGGCGTGCTGGTGCCGGAGATCGAGCACCGTTCCGTGCTCGGCATTCTCTTCTCCTCGAGCTTGTTCCCGGGCCGCGCGCCGGACGGACACGTGGCGCTCACCGTCATGGCCGGCGGCATGCGCCAGCCCGAGATCGCCCGGCTGCCGGAGGAGAAGCTGCTCGCCACCGTCGACCGCGATCTGCGGGAACTGCTTGGCGTCAAAGGCGAGCCGGTGTTCCGGCGGCACAACTTCTGGCCACGGGCGATCCCGCAATATAATCTCGGATACGAGCGCCACCTGGAAACCATGGCTGCCGCCGAGCGCAATCATCCGGGCTTTTTCATCGGCGGCCAGGTACGCGACGGCATCGCCGTTCCCGCCTGCATCGCCGCCGGCGAGAAGCTCGCCCAGCGCGTCCTCCGGGCCTGA
- the hemE gene encoding uroporphyrinogen decarboxylase: MNSRDRFLAACACQPLDRPPIWVMRQAGRYLPEYRQLKAKSSFLEMVRTPALATEVTLQPLRRFALDAAILFSDILVIPEALGQPYRFRDEGGIAMDYRLETRAQIDALAPADAVPGRLRYVADALTLIKKELAGSRALLGFGGSPWTLATYMVEGGSSDEFERIKLLFYTDRGTFDALLERITSALIAYFKMQIEAGADAIQIFDSWGGIIAGADYEAASLRWIRHIVSALPKDFPVILYAKGTAPQISDQAFTGIRVLSVDWTNDLAMVRRVLPANVALQGNLDPVLLNTTPEIVRHEAGRLLESMDGTVGHIFNLGHGIMPQAKIECMQALLDTVTGWKPRAA; this comes from the coding sequence ATGAATTCCCGTGATCGTTTCCTTGCCGCCTGCGCCTGCCAGCCGCTCGATCGCCCGCCGATCTGGGTGATGCGCCAGGCCGGCCGCTATCTGCCGGAGTACCGGCAGTTGAAGGCGAAGTCGTCGTTCCTGGAAATGGTCCGCACGCCGGCGCTCGCGACGGAAGTCACGCTGCAGCCGCTCCGCCGGTTCGCCCTCGATGCGGCGATCCTGTTCTCGGACATTCTCGTGATCCCCGAAGCGCTCGGGCAGCCCTATCGGTTTCGCGACGAAGGCGGCATCGCGATGGACTACCGCCTGGAGACGCGGGCCCAGATCGACGCGCTGGCGCCCGCGGACGCGGTGCCGGGACGGCTCCGCTACGTCGCCGACGCGCTCACGCTCATCAAGAAGGAACTGGCGGGCTCGCGCGCACTGCTCGGATTCGGCGGTTCGCCGTGGACGCTCGCGACCTACATGGTCGAAGGCGGGAGCTCCGACGAGTTCGAGCGGATCAAACTCCTTTTCTACACCGACCGCGGCACGTTCGACGCCCTGCTCGAGCGCATCACGAGCGCGCTGATTGCCTACTTCAAGATGCAGATCGAGGCCGGGGCCGACGCCATCCAGATCTTCGACTCGTGGGGCGGGATCATCGCCGGTGCGGATTACGAGGCTGCCTCGCTCCGCTGGATCCGCCACATCGTCAGCGCGCTGCCGAAGGACTTCCCGGTGATCCTCTACGCGAAAGGTACGGCCCCGCAGATCAGCGACCAGGCGTTCACCGGCATCCGCGTGCTGAGCGTCGACTGGACCAACGACCTCGCGATGGTGCGCCGCGTGCTCCCCGCCAATGTCGCCCTCCAGGGCAATCTCGATCCTGTGCTGCTCAACACCACACCGGAAATCGTGCGGCACGAGGCCGGCCGGCTGCTCGAATCGATGGATGGGACCGTCGGGCACATCTTCAATCTCGGCCACGGCATCATGCCGCAGGCCAAGATCGAATGCATGCAGGCGCTGCTCGACACCGTGACCGGCTGGAAACCCCGCGCGGCCTGA
- the hemF gene encoding oxygen-dependent coproporphyrinogen oxidase, translating to MTGQPTPHDVRGYLLALQDSICAALEAEDGDGRFATDDWTRDASAAGALGGGGRTRILTEGGVFEKAGIGFSHVRGAALPPSATGHRPELAGQPWEAMGVSLVIHPRNPYVPTSHANVRFFCAGAPGEEATWWFGGGFDLTPYYGFEEDCVHWHRTAQAAVAPFGDTLYPRFKAWCDRYFFLKHRQEPRGIGGLFFDDFNELGFAQSFALLRAVGDAYVRAYQPIVARRKGLAFGDRERRFQLYRRGRYVEFNLVWDRGTLFGLQSGGRAESILMSLPPLVRWDYDWHPEAGSPETRLYDVFLKPRDWAAG from the coding sequence ATGACTGGCCAACCCACACCCCACGATGTGCGCGGCTACCTGCTCGCGCTCCAGGACTCGATTTGCGCGGCCCTCGAGGCCGAGGACGGCGACGGCCGTTTTGCGACGGACGACTGGACGCGCGACGCAAGCGCCGCCGGAGCGCTCGGCGGCGGCGGGCGCACGAGGATTCTCACCGAGGGGGGCGTGTTCGAGAAGGCGGGCATCGGCTTCTCCCATGTGCGCGGCGCGGCGTTGCCGCCCTCGGCCACAGGGCACCGGCCGGAACTCGCCGGCCAACCCTGGGAGGCGATGGGCGTTTCGTTGGTGATCCACCCCCGCAACCCGTATGTGCCCACGAGCCACGCCAACGTGCGCTTCTTCTGCGCGGGCGCACCGGGCGAGGAGGCCACGTGGTGGTTCGGCGGCGGATTCGACCTGACGCCGTACTACGGCTTCGAGGAGGACTGCGTCCACTGGCACCGCACGGCGCAGGCGGCGGTCGCGCCGTTCGGCGACACGCTCTACCCGCGCTTCAAGGCGTGGTGCGACCGGTACTTCTTTCTCAAGCATCGCCAGGAGCCGCGGGGGATCGGCGGGCTCTTCTTCGACGACTTCAACGAGCTCGGCTTCGCCCAGTCCTTCGCGCTCCTCCGCGCGGTGGGCGACGCCTACGTGCGCGCGTACCAGCCGATCGTCGCACGCCGCAAGGGCCTCGCCTTTGGCGACCGCGAACGCCGATTCCAGCTGTACCGGCGCGGACGCTACGTGGAATTCAACCTGGTCTGGGACCGTGGCACGCTCTTCGGCCTGCAGAGCGGCGGCCGGGCGGAGTCGATCCTCATGTCACTTCCCCCACTCGTGCGCTGGGACTACGACTGGCATCCCGAGGCAGGTTCGCCCGAGACCCGGCTGTACGACGTCTTCCTCAAGCCTCGCGACTGGGCCGCGGGCTGA
- a CDS encoding IMP dehydrogenase, protein MIKVASTPSTSPAATDADFYLPADEFFPANRPMALTFDDVSLATLYSEILPKDADTATSLSAAVRLQIPIISADMDTVTESRMAIAMALNGGLGLIHYNMAPKDQVKEVARVKRHIHGLIQDPITAQPDQLIGAVLDKIESKRFAFSTFPVVDANGLLVGLLSGNVVKERYKTKKVAEIMTPRAHLITADAEAVAQDPIKVADAFFNEHVGINKMLVVDATGRLRGLITASDVERITSESKSRRKPSRDAQFRLLVGAALSPVRKPDGSLDRDKIIEHVGHLVAEHVDCVAVSTAHGHSKGVGEVVRVVREAFKDLTIIAGNVTTASGVAYLAEAGANAIKIGQGPGSICTTRIVAGVGIPQLTALYVASRAAQAAGVKIIADGGITKSGDIVKALTLADAVMCGGLLAGCREAPGEILEINGKVYKQYRGMGTLAAMKAGSAARYGHDKNDTTRKIAAEGIEALKEVSGSIDDVLANLIGGIQSGMGYLGAATLPDLREKARYTRVSPAGQKEAAPHDVIEVSTRANA, encoded by the coding sequence ATGATCAAGGTTGCATCGACTCCCTCCACCAGTCCGGCCGCCACCGACGCGGATTTTTATCTGCCGGCCGACGAGTTCTTCCCCGCCAACCGCCCGATGGCGTTGACGTTCGATGACGTCTCCCTGGCGACGTTGTACTCGGAGATCCTGCCGAAGGATGCGGACACCGCCACCTCGCTGAGCGCGGCGGTGCGGCTGCAGATTCCGATCATCTCCGCGGACATGGACACCGTGACCGAGTCGCGCATGGCCATCGCGATGGCCCTGAATGGCGGCCTCGGCCTGATCCATTACAACATGGCGCCCAAGGACCAGGTAAAGGAGGTCGCCCGCGTGAAACGCCACATCCACGGGCTGATCCAGGACCCGATCACCGCGCAGCCGGACCAGCTCATCGGGGCGGTGCTCGACAAGATCGAGAGCAAGCGCTTCGCGTTCTCGACCTTCCCGGTCGTCGATGCCAACGGCCTCCTCGTGGGCCTGCTCTCGGGCAATGTCGTCAAGGAGCGCTACAAGACCAAGAAGGTCGCCGAGATCATGACGCCCCGCGCGCACCTGATCACTGCCGACGCCGAGGCGGTCGCGCAGGATCCAATCAAGGTCGCGGACGCCTTCTTCAATGAACACGTCGGCATCAACAAGATGCTCGTGGTCGACGCAACGGGCCGGCTGCGCGGGCTGATCACCGCCTCCGACGTCGAACGCATCACCTCCGAATCCAAGTCCCGCCGGAAGCCCTCGCGCGACGCGCAATTCCGCCTGCTGGTCGGCGCGGCGCTCTCGCCTGTCCGCAAACCCGATGGCTCGCTTGATCGCGACAAGATCATTGAGCACGTCGGTCATCTGGTCGCCGAGCACGTCGACTGCGTCGCGGTCTCGACCGCCCACGGCCACTCGAAAGGGGTCGGCGAAGTTGTCCGTGTGGTCCGTGAGGCCTTCAAGGACCTCACGATCATCGCCGGCAATGTCACCACCGCGTCCGGCGTCGCGTACCTTGCCGAAGCCGGCGCGAACGCGATCAAGATTGGCCAGGGACCGGGCTCGATCTGCACCACCCGCATCGTGGCAGGCGTAGGTATCCCTCAGCTCACGGCGCTGTACGTCGCCAGCCGCGCGGCCCAGGCCGCCGGCGTGAAGATCATTGCCGACGGCGGCATCACCAAGTCGGGCGACATCGTGAAGGCGCTGACGCTCGCCGATGCCGTGATGTGTGGCGGCCTGCTCGCCGGTTGCCGCGAGGCCCCGGGCGAGATCCTCGAGATCAACGGCAAGGTCTATAAGCAGTACCGCGGCATGGGCACGCTGGCGGCGATGAAGGCCGGCAGCGCCGCCCGTTACGGCCACGACAAGAACGACACCACGCGCAAGATCGCAGCCGAAGGCATTGAGGCGCTCAAGGAAGTCAGCGGCTCGATCGACGACGTCCTGGCCAACCTCATCGGCGGCATCCAGAGCGGCATGGGCTACCTCGGCGCCGCCACGCTGCCCGACCTGCGGGAAAAGGCGCGCTACACGCGCGTCAGCCCCGCCGGCCAGAAGGAGGCCGCGCCGCACGACGTGATCGAGGTTTCCACGCGCGCCAACGCGTAA